The following are encoded in a window of Lates calcarifer isolate ASB-BC8 linkage group LG20, TLL_Latcal_v3, whole genome shotgun sequence genomic DNA:
- the irf1b gene encoding interferon regulatory factor 1b isoform X2, whose protein sequence is MPVSRMRMRPWLERMIDSNTISGLAWVDKDKTMFSIPWKHAARHGWEMDKDACLFKQWAIHTGKYVEGQTSDPKTWKANFRCAMNSLPDIEEVKDRSINKGHQAMRVFRMLPATPKSRDKRSKAKEAKQRNKGPVVKMEEDTDSSDTQSTLSEEILSTQENRVDSTVHTDQQDFPLIAYSDVPDYSSSVEIENDNFSAFCQRFEVSPDHSPEYDDIIEPTN, encoded by the exons ATGCCCGTGTCAAGGATGAGGATGAGGCCGTGGCTGGAGAGGATGATCGACTCTAACACCATCTCTGGATTGGCTTGGGTGGACAAG GATAAGACCATGTTCTCGATTCCCTGGAAGCACGCAGCTCGGCACGGCTGGGAGATGGACAAGGACGCGTGCCTGTTCAAGCAGTGGGCCATCCACACAG GGAAATACGTGGAGGGCCAGACCTCTGACCCCAAGACATGGAAAGCCAACTTCCGCTGTGCGATGAACTCACTGCCCGACATCGAAGAGGTGAAAGACAGGAGCATCAACAAGGGCCACCAAGCCATGCGCGTCTTCAGGATGCTGCCTGCCACCCCAAAATCTAGAG ATAAACGAAGCAAAGCAAAGGAGGCAAAGCAAAGGAACAAG GGCCCAGTGGTAAAGATGGAGGAAGACACAGACTCCAGTGATACTCAGTCCACACTGTCAGAGGAGATCCTGTCTACTCAGGAAAACAGAGTCGACAGCACGGTGCACACAGATCAGCAAG ATTTCCCCTTGATTGCTTATTCCGATGTTCCTGACTATTCTTCGTCGGTGGAGATTGAGAATGACAACTTTTCAGCCTTCTGCCAGAGATTTGAAGTTTCACCGGATCACAGCCCTG AGTACGACGACATTATTGAG ccGACGAACTAG
- the irf1b gene encoding interferon regulatory factor 1b isoform X1: MPVSRMRMRPWLERMIDSNTISGLAWVDKDKTMFSIPWKHAARHGWEMDKDACLFKQWAIHTGKYVEGQTSDPKTWKANFRCAMNSLPDIEEVKDRSINKGHQAMRVFRMLPATPKSRDKRSKAKEAKQRNKGPVVKMEEDTDSSDTQSTLSEEILSTQENRVDSTVHTDQQDFPLIAYSDVPDYSSSVEIENDNFSAFCQRFEVSPDHSPEYDDIIEICQQLEKETHWLSSSLDGTGFLSNEACTSPGSQWSDSSSADELDELPQYTTLVSDFTSHTDNLWKPFYPPML, translated from the exons ATGCCCGTGTCAAGGATGAGGATGAGGCCGTGGCTGGAGAGGATGATCGACTCTAACACCATCTCTGGATTGGCTTGGGTGGACAAG GATAAGACCATGTTCTCGATTCCCTGGAAGCACGCAGCTCGGCACGGCTGGGAGATGGACAAGGACGCGTGCCTGTTCAAGCAGTGGGCCATCCACACAG GGAAATACGTGGAGGGCCAGACCTCTGACCCCAAGACATGGAAAGCCAACTTCCGCTGTGCGATGAACTCACTGCCCGACATCGAAGAGGTGAAAGACAGGAGCATCAACAAGGGCCACCAAGCCATGCGCGTCTTCAGGATGCTGCCTGCCACCCCAAAATCTAGAG ATAAACGAAGCAAAGCAAAGGAGGCAAAGCAAAGGAACAAG GGCCCAGTGGTAAAGATGGAGGAAGACACAGACTCCAGTGATACTCAGTCCACACTGTCAGAGGAGATCCTGTCTACTCAGGAAAACAGAGTCGACAGCACGGTGCACACAGATCAGCAAG ATTTCCCCTTGATTGCTTATTCCGATGTTCCTGACTATTCTTCGTCGGTGGAGATTGAGAATGACAACTTTTCAGCCTTCTGCCAGAGATTTGAAGTTTCACCGGATCACAGCCCTG AGTACGACGACATTATTGAG ATTTGCCAGCAACTggagaaagaaacacactggCTGTCAAGCAGTTTAGACGGCACGGGGTTCCTGAGCAATGAAGCATGCACCAGTCCAGGGAGCCAGTGGAGTGACTCTTCCTCAG ccGACGAACTAGATGAACTGCCACAGTACACAACTCTGGTCTCAGACTTCACAAGCCACACAGACAACCTCTGGAAACCCTTTTACCCTCCCATGCTCTGA